Proteins from one Fragaria vesca subsp. vesca linkage group LG6, FraVesHawaii_1.0, whole genome shotgun sequence genomic window:
- the LOC101297853 gene encoding prolycopene isomerase, chloroplastic-like: MHFPNSLSFTSAPAMHLSQLPGHVHSAHLGKTRPRSQKPTNSTSGCYSIEDCLRPGRKLNRGSGLRYSNSKDWSFVVRSSSTLSVDEVVESDGKAGGKTGYDAIVIGSGIGGLVAATQLAVKGAKVLVLEKYVIPGGSSGYYERNGYTFDVGSSVMFGFSDKGNLNLITQALAAVGCEMQVIPDPTTVHYHLPDNLSVRVHREYSEFISELTAKFPHEKKGILKFFGECWKVFNALNSLELKSLEEPIYLFGQFFQKPLECLTLAYYLPQNAGDIARKYIQDPQLLSFIDAECFIVSTVKALQTPMINASMVMCDRHYGGINYPVGGVGGIAKSLAKGLVEQGSQILYKANVTGIILDQGKAVGVRLSDKREFFAKTIISNATRWDTFGKLLKEEDLPKEEENFQKVYVKAPSFLSIHMGVKSDVLPPDTDCHHFVLEDDWTRLEEPYGSIFLSIPTILDPSLCPEGRHILHIFTTSSIEDWEGLSRKDYEAKKELVADEIISRLENKLFPGLKSSIVFKEVGTPKTHRRYLAREQGTYGPLPRRTPKGLLGMPFNTTAIGGLYCVGDSCFPGQGVIAVSFSGVMCAHRVAADIGLEKKSPVLDAALLRLLGWFRTLA; encoded by the exons ATGCACTTTCCTAACTCACTAAGCTTCACTTCCGCTCCTGCCATGCACCTTTCTCAGTTACCTGGCCATGTTCACAGTGCCCACTTGGGTAAAACCAGACCCAGAAGTCAAAAGCCTACAAATTCCACTTCAGGGTGTTACAGTATCGAAGACTGCTTGAGACCCGGAAGGAAATTGAATCGAGGGAGTGGGTTGAGATATTCGAATTCGAAAGATTGGAGCTTTGTAGTGAGGTCCAGTTCAACGTTGAGTGTGGATGAAGTGGTGGAGAGTGATGGAAAGGCAGGTGGGAAGACTGGCTATGATGCCATTGTTATAGGGTCAGGGATTGGAGGGTTAGTTGCAGCCACACAGTTGGCTGTGAAGGGTGCCAAGGTTTTGGTTTTGGAGAAGTATGTGATTCCTGGTGGGAGTTCTGGGTACTATGAGAGAAACGGTTATACTTTTGATGTTGGGTCTTCTGTCATGTTCGGTTTCAGCGATAAG GGCAATCTAAACTTGATAACACAAGCACTGGCAGCAGTGGGTTGTGAAATGCAGGTGATACCTGATCCGACTACTGTCCATTACCATCTACCCGACAATCTTTCTGTTCGAGTACACAGAGAATACAGTGAATTTATTTCAGAACTTACTGCTAAATTTCCCCATGAAAAGAAAGGGATCCTAAAATTCTTTGGTGAATGTTGGAAG GTTTTCAATGCCTTGAACTCTTTGGAACTGAAGTCACTCGAGGAGCCTATCTACCTTTTTGGACAGTTCTTTCAGAAGCCTCTTGAATGCTTGACACTAG CCTATTATTTGCCTCAAAATGCCGGGGACATAGCTCGTAAGTACATTCAGGATCCCCAACTGTTGTCTTTCATTGATGCGGAG TGTTTTATTGTGAGCACAGTCAAGGCTTTGCAGACACCAATGATAAATGCGAGCATG GTGATGTGTGACAGGCATTATGGTGGAATTAACTACCCTGTTGGTGGCGTAGGGGGAATTGCAAAGTCCTTGGCCAAAGGTCTGGTGGAGCAGGGCAGTCAGATACTTTACAAGGCCAATGTTACTGGCATCATACTTGATCAAGGCAAAGCT GTAGGAGTAAGGCTTTCAGACAAGAGGGAATTTTTTGCCAAAACCATAATATCGAATGCTACAAGATGGGATACCTTTG GAAAGCTGTTGAAGGAAGAAGACCTTCCAAAGGAAGAGGAAAATTTTCAGAAAGTTTATGTCAAGGCCCCATCTTTTCTTTCCATACACATGGGGGTGAAATCTGATGTTCTGCCACCAGACACAGACTGCCACCATTTTGTGCTTGAG GATGATTGGACAAGGTTAGAGGAGCCATACGGAAGTATATTTCTAAGCATTCCAACTATTCTTGATCCATCGTTATGCCCAGAAGGGCGTCATATTCTTCACATATTTACAACATCTTCCATTGAGGACTGGGAG GGACTCTCTCGAAAGGACTATGAAGCAAAGAAGGAGCTTGTGGCGGATGAAATCATCAGCAGATTAGAAAACAAACTATTTCCAGGGCTCAAGTCATCCATCGTTTTTAAGGAG GTGGGAACGCCAAAGACACACAGGCGGTACCTGGCTCGTGAACAGGGTACTTACGGACCATTACCACGCAGAACTCCTAAGGGTTTATTAGGAATGCCATTCAATACAACA GCCATAGGTGGTCTTTACTGTGTTGGTGATAGCTGCTTTCCAGGGCAAGGTGTTATAGCTGTATCATTCTCAGGAGTAATGTGTGCTCATCGAGTGGCTGCTGATATAG